A single window of Methylobacterium nodulans ORS 2060 DNA harbors:
- a CDS encoding MarR family winged helix-turn-helix transcriptional regulator yields MSERRRRVAAPRIDPEAVRVYRLEEQIGYLIRRAHQRASAIFEAVMRDFAVTPVQFAVLAKLHDLGPTSQNLLGRQVGIDPATMYGVARRLAARGLVRPTPDPDDARLVLLALTEEGRVVVEGMKSRGAEVTARTLDPLTPAEAAELNRLIAKLG; encoded by the coding sequence GTGAGCGAGCGCCGCCGCCGGGTCGCGGCTCCCCGCATCGACCCGGAGGCCGTGCGGGTCTACCGGCTGGAGGAGCAGATCGGCTACCTGATCCGCCGGGCGCACCAGCGCGCCTCGGCGATCTTCGAGGCCGTGATGCGCGACTTCGCCGTGACGCCGGTGCAGTTCGCGGTTCTGGCCAAGCTCCACGATCTCGGGCCCACCTCGCAGAACCTGCTCGGGCGCCAGGTCGGCATCGACCCGGCCACCATGTACGGGGTGGCCCGCCGGCTCGCCGCCCGCGGCCTCGTGCGCCCGACCCCCGACCCGGACGATGCCCGCCTCGTGCTCCTGGCGCTCACCGAGGAGGGAAGGGTGGTGGTCGAGGGCATGAAGAGCCGCGGCGCCGAGGTCACGGCCCGCACCCTCGATCCCCTCACCCCGGCGGAGGCGGCCGAACTCAACCGCCTCATCGCCAAGCTCGGCTGA